One window of the Desulfonatronum thiosulfatophilum genome contains the following:
- a CDS encoding PAS domain-containing sensor histidine kinase, translating to MTNTSLLNEILQSLLRSLTFRLSLLMALGLFALMAVFLLLVGGNPGHPAGPAITFGDLLMLLTSALFILIAFALIVSQRLTRPLNNVMEHLKTTSHGTHWVDLDYTHAGEFGELAATVNKIADSVRLRNQETDELLSMYQSLFEGVPCLITVQDRDLRLIRYNRLFGEQFGAKPVEHCYKIYKGRDQKCLNCPVEKTFSDGKSHTTEENGFYKDGSPAHWIVSTAPIRDRSGKVTAVMEMCLDITQRKELEQKLKKSEKKYSTIFDNIPVAVFELDAETLDVRNCNRNMSQLYGYCKGEVIGKSFTMLFAPDSANVHLEAMRSRRNIPQAKHLDKDGQEFFVTIDIARIFLEKKEILLSVVTDVTDRIRAEQQVIQSSKMATLGEMAAGVAHELNQPLAVLKMVANFFLRKLRKAELPDPEELRQMTSKIINNVERAGKIIEHMREFGRKPNLQSTHVQVNQVLRRACDFFGEQLKIRDIQVRWDLDDDQPNVLADPNRLEQVFINLLVNARDAIEDKCASKECSQADRVITLRTRSNARHVVTEVVDTGPGITKEIVGRIFEPFFSTKEVGRGTGLGLSICYDIVTDYDGTIHVFSKPDQGARFVVTLPIAGSPRNGS from the coding sequence ATGACCAACACCTCATTGTTGAATGAAATTCTCCAATCCCTTCTCCGCTCTCTGACATTCCGGTTGAGCCTGTTGATGGCTTTGGGTCTGTTCGCGCTCATGGCCGTCTTTCTTCTCCTGGTTGGAGGCAATCCTGGTCACCCGGCAGGTCCGGCCATAACGTTCGGCGACCTGCTCATGCTCCTGACGTCAGCTCTGTTCATCCTTATTGCGTTTGCGCTGATCGTTTCCCAAAGGCTGACCAGGCCTCTGAACAACGTCATGGAGCATCTGAAAACCACTTCACACGGAACCCACTGGGTGGATCTGGATTATACGCACGCGGGAGAGTTTGGAGAATTGGCGGCAACCGTGAATAAAATCGCCGACTCGGTTCGCCTGCGCAATCAGGAAACGGATGAATTGCTCTCCATGTACCAGAGTCTATTCGAAGGCGTGCCCTGCCTGATCACGGTCCAGGACCGGGACTTGCGCCTAATCCGTTACAATCGGCTGTTCGGCGAGCAGTTCGGGGCCAAGCCGGTGGAGCATTGCTACAAGATATATAAGGGGCGTGACCAGAAGTGTTTGAACTGCCCGGTGGAGAAGACTTTTTCGGACGGAAAATCCCACACCACCGAGGAAAATGGGTTTTACAAGGATGGAAGTCCGGCCCACTGGATCGTCAGCACGGCTCCCATCCGCGACCGCAGCGGCAAGGTGACGGCTGTGATGGAAATGTGCCTGGACATCACCCAGCGCAAGGAGTTGGAGCAGAAGCTGAAAAAATCGGAAAAAAAATACTCCACCATTTTCGACAACATTCCCGTGGCCGTCTTCGAGCTGGATGCCGAAACCCTGGACGTTCGCAACTGCAACCGCAACATGTCGCAGCTCTATGGCTACTGCAAGGGCGAGGTAATCGGCAAATCCTTCACCATGCTGTTCGCCCCAGACTCCGCAAACGTCCACCTGGAGGCAATGAGGAGTAGGCGGAACATCCCTCAAGCCAAGCATCTGGACAAAGATGGTCAGGAGTTTTTCGTAACCATCGACATCGCGCGTATTTTTTTGGAAAAAAAAGAGATCCTGCTATCCGTGGTCACGGATGTAACGGACCGCATCCGCGCTGAACAGCAGGTCATCCAGTCCAGTAAAATGGCCACGCTTGGCGAAATGGCCGCCGGCGTGGCCCACGAACTGAATCAGCCTTTGGCCGTGCTGAAAATGGTGGCCAATTTTTTCCTGCGCAAACTACGCAAGGCCGAATTGCCAGATCCCGAAGAACTGCGGCAGATGACGTCAAAAATCATCAACAATGTGGAGAGGGCCGGCAAAATCATCGAGCATATGCGCGAATTCGGCCGCAAGCCAAACCTGCAAAGCACGCATGTTCAGGTCAACCAGGTCCTGCGGCGTGCCTGCGATTTCTTTGGCGAACAGCTCAAGATTCGCGATATCCAGGTTAGATGGGATCTGGATGACGATCAGCCCAACGTACTGGCTGATCCGAACAGACTTGAGCAGGTATTCATCAATCTCCTGGTCAATGCCAGGGACGCCATTGAGGACAAATGCGCCAGCAAGGAATGTTCCCAGGCTGATCGAGTCATTACTTTGCGTACGCGATCCAACGCCCGCCATGTGGTCACGGAGGTAGTGGACACGGGACCGGGGATCACCAAAGAAATCGTCGGCCGAATCTTTGAACCTTTTTTCTCCACCAAGGAAGTCGGACGAGGGACAGGTTTAGGCCTGTCCATCTGCTATGATATTGTTACCGATTACGATGGGACAATTCATGTTTTTTCCAAACCTGATCAAGGCGCCCGCTTTGTCGTCACCCTGCCCATAGCCGGATCTCCACGCAACGGCAGTTAA
- a CDS encoding molybdopterin-dependent oxidoreductase, whose amino-acid sequence MATTSCFSVCGMCTVRCPIQVDVDGDEVMFIQGNPHSPLKGALCARGGAGPGLVKDSDRIRHPLIREGERGEGRWRKATWEEAYAHVAEKLKGVVETYGPNAVLWSDRSGPFVDMYKAFMKGIGSVNYSNHDVSCARNVHHAAQSVTGYGRTDFVYDFKNAKHVILQTRNIFEAINVAEVNNLLDGMADGCKLTVIDIRATITAGKAHRFFQIRPGTDYAFNLAVINELVEKNLYDSKYVKKYISNFDALKSFIGEYTPEWAETVTGVKVKELRAFVAELAKAKSAVIWHPGWMAARYQDSFYVARTAYIINALLGSIGSKGGLAIGAKPADCGRKGLKALADLFPKPEGKRADGVGWKHTHFDAGPGLLHLAFKAIESGDPYPVKAYFACRHDPMQAMPDPDAQKRIFANLDLLVAITFSWSATAWNADVVLPMSPYLERESIIASKGGLKPQFFVRQRAVAPRYDSKADWEILAGLARAMGMEKLAFDSIEDIWSYQLQDTGVSVQDFDAKGFVSLADKPIYHDRDKLKFKTPSGTIEIISEKLEKGGVPSLKPFEDKETPQGDQFRITFGRCGVHTQGHTMNNPILHEQMPVNVLWINSQRAGELGIADGDLVQVAGNNGYSGKIKAFVTDFIHPEAVFMIHGFDDGVPAETRARGKGVADHRLMVGGLEKWDPAGGGIAMQEHFVTVRKV is encoded by the coding sequence ATGGCCACAACAAGTTGTTTCAGTGTCTGCGGTATGTGTACAGTCCGGTGCCCCATTCAGGTGGACGTGGACGGAGATGAGGTCATGTTCATCCAGGGCAACCCTCACTCGCCGCTCAAGGGGGCGCTCTGCGCTCGAGGCGGTGCCGGTCCGGGCCTAGTCAAGGATTCTGATCGGATTCGTCATCCGCTGATTCGGGAAGGCGAGCGCGGCGAGGGGCGCTGGCGGAAGGCGACATGGGAGGAGGCGTATGCTCATGTGGCGGAGAAGCTCAAAGGGGTGGTTGAGACTTATGGTCCTAACGCCGTACTTTGGTCGGATCGATCCGGTCCTTTTGTGGATATGTACAAGGCTTTCATGAAGGGCATCGGTTCCGTAAATTACAGCAATCACGACGTATCCTGCGCTCGAAACGTGCACCACGCGGCACAGAGCGTGACCGGCTACGGTCGGACGGATTTCGTTTACGACTTCAAGAACGCCAAGCACGTAATCCTGCAGACCCGAAACATCTTCGAAGCCATCAACGTAGCGGAGGTGAACAACCTGCTGGATGGAATGGCCGATGGCTGCAAACTGACGGTCATCGACATCCGGGCAACGATCACTGCTGGGAAAGCGCACAGATTTTTTCAGATTCGACCGGGCACGGACTATGCCTTCAATCTGGCGGTCATTAACGAACTGGTCGAGAAAAATCTCTATGATTCGAAATACGTGAAGAAATATATTTCCAACTTTGATGCACTGAAGAGCTTCATTGGAGAATACACTCCCGAGTGGGCCGAGACCGTCACCGGCGTCAAGGTTAAGGAGTTGCGGGCTTTCGTGGCTGAACTGGCCAAGGCGAAATCTGCCGTGATTTGGCATCCGGGGTGGATGGCCGCCAGGTATCAGGACTCATTCTATGTCGCCAGAACTGCCTACATCATCAATGCACTTCTGGGCAGCATCGGCAGCAAGGGAGGCTTGGCCATCGGAGCCAAACCGGCGGATTGCGGGCGCAAGGGATTGAAGGCGCTGGCGGACCTTTTTCCGAAACCGGAAGGCAAGCGCGCCGACGGCGTCGGCTGGAAACATACCCATTTCGATGCGGGGCCTGGTTTGCTCCATCTGGCATTCAAGGCCATTGAAAGTGGAGACCCTTACCCGGTGAAGGCGTATTTTGCCTGTCGACACGACCCGATGCAGGCCATGCCTGACCCGGATGCACAGAAGCGGATTTTCGCTAATCTGGACTTGCTGGTGGCAATCACCTTCTCCTGGTCGGCCACGGCCTGGAATGCGGATGTGGTCCTGCCCATGTCCCCGTATCTTGAACGCGAGAGCATCATCGCATCAAAGGGAGGATTGAAACCACAGTTTTTTGTTCGCCAACGTGCCGTGGCGCCACGTTACGATAGTAAAGCGGATTGGGAAATTCTGGCAGGGTTGGCGCGCGCCATGGGCATGGAAAAGCTGGCTTTCGACTCCATTGAAGACATCTGGTCCTATCAACTTCAGGACACTGGGGTCAGCGTCCAGGATTTCGATGCCAAAGGATTTGTCTCGTTGGCGGACAAACCGATCTACCATGACCGGGATAAATTGAAGTTCAAGACGCCTTCGGGAACCATCGAGATCATTTCCGAGAAGCTGGAAAAGGGCGGGGTGCCGTCGCTTAAGCCTTTTGAGGACAAGGAAACCCCTCAGGGTGATCAGTTCCGGATTACCTTCGGTCGGTGCGGAGTGCACACCCAGGGGCACACCATGAACAATCCGATTCTCCATGAGCAAATGCCGGTCAATGTGCTCTGGATCAACAGCCAGCGGGCTGGCGAGTTGGGCATTGCCGACGGGGATCTGGTCCAGGTGGCTGGAAACAATGGTTATTCGGGCAAAATCAAGGCTTTTGTAACCGACTTCATCCACCCGGAGGCCGTTTTCATGATCCACGGATTCGACGATGGCGTCCCAGCTGAAACCAGGGCTCGTGGAAAAGGCGTTGCTGATCACCGCCTGATGGTAGGCGGATTGGAAAAATGGGATCCCGCCGGCGGCGGCATCGCCATGCAGGAGCATTTCGTCACTGTACGAAAAGTATGA
- a CDS encoding NADH-quinone oxidoreductase subunit A, with protein MSLSWLHVSILLFFISGALFAIAPFIASMLIATRAKSPALYTPYECGMDPYGSAWTKFGINYYFYALLFLAFDVDVLFLFPVATAYADGAGLVPFIKLLIFIVILLASVIFFWKKGVFTWPKRIRF; from the coding sequence ATGAGTCTTTCATGGCTGCATGTTTCCATTCTGCTTTTCTTTATATCTGGAGCTCTTTTTGCTATTGCTCCTTTTATTGCTTCTATGTTGATTGCAACAAGAGCCAAGTCTCCTGCGCTGTATACTCCTTATGAATGTGGAATGGATCCATATGGATCAGCCTGGACAAAATTTGGCATCAACTACTATTTTTATGCATTGCTATTCCTTGCTTTCGATGTCGATGTGCTCTTTTTGTTTCCCGTAGCCACCGCCTATGCGGATGGCGCCGGATTGGTGCCATTCATCAAGCTGCTCATTTTCATCGTCATCCTTTTGGCATCAGTGATTTTTTTCTGGAAAAAGGGAGTCTTCACATGGCCCAAGAGAATCAGATTTTAA
- a CDS encoding NADH-quinone oxidoreductase subunit B, with protein MAQENQILNILSADTETEAPVINFPISQKALDLCRSMSLWPMTFGLACCAIEMMAIGMARFDVARFGAEVFRPSPRQSDLMIVAGTVSIKMAPLLVRLYEQMPAPRWVIAMGNCAISGGPFRYEGQYGIVEGVNKLVPVDVYVPGCPPRPEGLLEGLFQLQQKITKKRWWPMPETESAGAEHVR; from the coding sequence ATGGCCCAAGAGAATCAGATTTTAAACATTCTTTCTGCGGATACGGAGACGGAAGCGCCCGTCATCAATTTCCCCATATCCCAGAAAGCTCTGGATCTGTGTCGAAGCATGTCCTTGTGGCCCATGACCTTCGGCTTGGCTTGTTGCGCTATTGAAATGATGGCAATTGGCATGGCGAGGTTTGACGTTGCCCGGTTCGGCGCGGAAGTCTTTCGACCATCCCCGCGCCAGTCCGATTTAATGATCGTCGCGGGCACTGTTTCGATAAAAATGGCTCCTTTGCTCGTCCGCTTGTACGAGCAGATGCCCGCGCCACGGTGGGTCATCGCCATGGGCAACTGCGCGATTTCCGGAGGACCGTTCCGTTACGAAGGACAATATGGAATCGTCGAAGGCGTCAATAAACTGGTGCCGGTTGACGTTTATGTCCCCGGTTGTCCGCCGCGTCCCGAAGGCCTGCTGGAGGGTCTCTTCCAGCTGCAGCAAAAGATTACCAAAAAGCGATGGTGGCCGATGCCTGAAACAGAATCCGCGGGAGCCGAACATGTCCGCTGA
- a CDS encoding NADH-quinone oxidoreductase subunit C, protein MSAEHSVASVFQVSSNSPTQSGYRADLFLALDSLVEASRILKQNDFFIENITCLDLVEGLLLVYHFNHTQSPGRICLRVMINHEHPEAPTISDIYAGANWHERECFDFFGITFTGHTNLLPLLLPADFSGDPPLRKKPGKRCDLHQLFPGRSHLPLTVQDPEFIRSVTAKPQTTP, encoded by the coding sequence ATGTCCGCTGAACATTCTGTTGCATCCGTTTTTCAAGTTTCCTCCAACTCACCGACGCAGTCCGGGTATCGCGCCGATCTGTTCCTTGCCCTTGATTCCCTGGTGGAGGCTTCGCGGATACTGAAACAAAACGATTTTTTTATCGAGAACATTACCTGCCTCGATTTGGTTGAAGGACTTCTGCTCGTATACCACTTCAACCACACCCAAAGCCCGGGCAGAATCTGTCTGCGTGTGATGATCAACCATGAACATCCCGAGGCGCCCACAATCAGCGACATTTACGCCGGCGCCAACTGGCATGAACGGGAATGCTTCGACTTTTTCGGCATTACCTTCACCGGACACACCAATCTGCTGCCCCTGCTCCTGCCGGCGGATTTTTCGGGAGATCCGCCCTTGCGCAAGAAGCCAGGCAAGCGTTGCGACCTGCACCAGTTGTTTCCGGGAAGATCCCACCTTCCTCTCACGGTTCAGGATCCGGAATTCATTCGCTCCGTGACCGCGAAGCCGCAAACCACTCCCTAG
- a CDS encoding NADH-quinone oxidoreductase subunit D gives MTLDLRLDSTGDFYARKFQPDLRDDRLILNMGPQHPSTHGVLRVLLEVDGEYIVRAEPVLGYVHRMQEKMAEIRTYPQYLPNMGRVDYLHALAWNWAYVGAVERLMDIEVPQRAEYIRVITCELNRIKSHLLWWGAYLLDLGAFTPIMYAFADRERLMDILQRITGSRLTFCYYRFGGVSTDVDQRFVEEVRAFCSDFDERLKIFKDLVTDNIILRSRVEEVGEISPEVCRSFGATGPVMRGSGIEYDVRRAEPYSIYSQFDFQIPVYDQCDALARYMVRMDEMSQSVSIVLQALDALPTGDHIHPLAPRRPCPPPGDVYFSVESARGQVGVHLVSHGGESPYRLKLRSPSFSNLSLLSEVAEGSLISDAVSTLGSLDLVIPEIDR, from the coding sequence ATGACTCTGGACTTACGTTTGGACAGCACTGGCGATTTCTACGCCCGAAAATTCCAGCCTGATCTGCGCGATGATCGGCTTATCTTGAACATGGGCCCGCAACACCCTTCCACGCATGGCGTTTTACGCGTCCTGCTGGAGGTTGACGGCGAATACATCGTTCGAGCTGAACCCGTGCTCGGCTATGTCCACCGGATGCAGGAAAAAATGGCGGAGATCCGCACCTATCCTCAGTATCTGCCGAACATGGGGCGGGTCGACTATCTGCATGCCTTGGCCTGGAACTGGGCCTACGTCGGCGCGGTGGAGCGCTTGATGGACATCGAGGTTCCCCAGAGGGCCGAATATATCCGAGTCATCACCTGTGAGTTGAACCGGATCAAATCCCACCTGCTCTGGTGGGGGGCATATCTTCTGGACCTGGGAGCCTTCACGCCGATCATGTACGCCTTTGCCGACCGGGAGAGATTGATGGACATCCTGCAAAGGATCACCGGCTCTCGACTGACCTTCTGTTATTACCGGTTTGGCGGCGTCAGCACGGATGTGGACCAGCGGTTCGTAGAGGAAGTCCGGGCTTTTTGCAGCGATTTCGATGAACGTCTGAAGATCTTCAAGGATCTGGTGACGGACAACATCATTCTGCGCAGCCGCGTGGAAGAGGTGGGAGAAATTTCACCGGAAGTCTGCCGGAGCTTCGGCGCAACAGGTCCGGTCATGCGCGGCTCCGGCATCGAATACGACGTCCGCCGGGCAGAACCCTACTCGATCTATTCGCAGTTCGACTTCCAAATTCCCGTATACGACCAATGCGACGCTCTTGCCCGATATATGGTGCGTATGGATGAGATGAGCCAGAGCGTGTCCATCGTGCTCCAGGCTCTGGACGCACTTCCTACAGGAGACCATATCCACCCGTTGGCTCCTCGTCGTCCGTGCCCCCCTCCTGGCGACGTCTATTTCAGCGTCGAAAGCGCCCGTGGGCAGGTCGGCGTCCATCTGGTCAGCCATGGGGGCGAATCCCCGTACCGACTGAAGCTGCGATCACCGAGCTTCTCAAATCTCAGTCTGCTCTCGGAAGTCGCTGAAGGCTCCTTGATCTCCGATGCGGTGTCCACTCTGGGCAGCCTGGATCTCGTCATCCCGGAGATAGACAGATGA
- the nuoH gene encoding NADH-quinone oxidoreductase subunit NuoH → MELFPAQLIVIFVGLAAIMAFVGLNGLVLVYLERKVAGFIQRRPGPYEVGPYGLLQPLADGLKLVGKQMFTPACADKWLYWLAPILSLAPVPVAFLAVPFGPNLHILDINIGLVLILAFVGLNVLAICLAGWSSQNKYALLGAARNISQSVAYEIPLLLSVLPIVFITGSLNLYEISAGQGAWPWQWHILTQPVAFVIFFLCALAETNRAPFDLPEAESELTAGFHTEYSGMGFGVFFLAEYAYMIIACSVATVLFLGGWNGPVIAGWWWFLAKVYFLLIVMMFFRWTYPRVRFDQLLNLCWKWLIPLATINLLITALVIAL, encoded by the coding sequence ATGGAACTTTTTCCCGCGCAACTGATCGTGATTTTTGTCGGTCTGGCCGCAATCATGGCCTTTGTCGGCCTCAACGGCCTGGTGCTGGTCTACCTGGAACGAAAGGTGGCCGGTTTTATCCAGCGCCGCCCCGGTCCGTACGAGGTCGGCCCTTACGGCCTGCTTCAACCTCTGGCAGACGGCCTGAAGCTGGTTGGCAAGCAGATGTTCACGCCGGCGTGCGCGGACAAATGGCTATACTGGCTGGCCCCGATTCTTTCACTGGCTCCGGTACCCGTGGCATTCCTGGCCGTCCCCTTCGGCCCAAATCTACATATTCTTGACATCAATATCGGCCTTGTTCTGATCCTGGCTTTTGTCGGCTTGAATGTCCTGGCCATCTGTCTGGCCGGATGGAGTTCCCAGAACAAGTACGCTCTGCTCGGGGCCGCCCGGAATATTTCCCAATCCGTAGCCTACGAGATTCCGTTGCTGCTCTCGGTTTTGCCCATTGTCTTCATCACGGGCTCTCTGAATCTCTATGAAATCTCCGCAGGTCAGGGCGCCTGGCCCTGGCAATGGCACATCCTGACGCAGCCCGTGGCCTTCGTAATCTTCTTTCTCTGCGCGCTGGCCGAAACCAACCGCGCGCCCTTCGACCTGCCCGAGGCTGAAAGCGAACTCACCGCCGGCTTTCACACTGAATATTCAGGCATGGGGTTCGGCGTCTTCTTTCTGGCCGAATACGCCTACATGATCATCGCCTGTTCCGTGGCCACTGTTCTGTTCCTTGGCGGCTGGAACGGTCCTGTGATCGCCGGATGGTGGTGGTTCCTGGCCAAGGTCTACTTCCTGCTGATCGTAATGATGTTTTTCCGCTGGACCTACCCCCGAGTTCGTTTTGACCAACTCCTGAACCTCTGCTGGAAATGGCTGATACCCCTTGCAACGATCAACCTGCTGATCACGGCACTGGTGATTGCTTTATGA
- a CDS encoding 4Fe-4S binding protein: MIKTLREAMTGAWSMLVGLKVTTSNFFQPTITVHYPRETVDTLEGFRGHIELVCTEDDPLRSKCITCGACAQLCPSNCITVRGQRTVLESAILPPHPDILALPLEFRKKVSHPAEMHREPESFHLDYNYCSLCGLCVQNCPAGAIRFSSDVYLASEQLEDFQYDLLVRMRAQAGPRTQGEPKES, translated from the coding sequence ATGATAAAGACTTTGCGCGAAGCCATGACCGGCGCATGGAGCATGCTGGTCGGGCTGAAAGTGACCACGTCCAATTTCTTCCAGCCAACGATAACTGTTCATTATCCACGTGAGACGGTGGATACGCTGGAAGGCTTTCGTGGGCATATCGAACTGGTCTGTACCGAGGATGATCCGCTTCGGTCCAAATGCATCACATGCGGGGCCTGCGCTCAACTCTGCCCTTCCAACTGCATCACGGTGCGTGGTCAGCGGACGGTATTGGAATCAGCGATTCTTCCGCCTCATCCGGACATTTTAGCTCTGCCGCTGGAATTTCGTAAAAAAGTCAGTCACCCAGCGGAAATGCACCGAGAACCGGAATCCTTTCACCTGGACTACAATTACTGCAGCCTCTGCGGCCTTTGCGTGCAGAACTGTCCTGCCGGGGCGATCCGCTTTTCCAGTGATGTCTACCTGGCCAGCGAGCAGCTGGAAGATTTTCAATATGACCTTCTCGTCCGGATGCGTGCCCAGGCCGGCCCCCGCACCCAGGGCGAACCCAAGGAGTCGTGA
- a CDS encoding NADH-quinone oxidoreductase subunit J family protein — protein MPSQNLAYAVMFGHIVFIVVGALMTVLSQNLVRALLGLIMTLFGVAGLFFLMSAPFVGLMQILIYIGAVSILIFFAIMLTQSWSTGDEFRGGSRKRLVPATLTALAPALFLGLMIIYKAPASMLVAEETEVKALGRFLLEPYILPFELISLLLTVAMAGAVILGFERRKQR, from the coding sequence ATGCCAAGCCAAAATCTCGCCTATGCGGTCATGTTCGGGCACATCGTCTTCATCGTCGTGGGAGCCCTGATGACCGTGCTTTCCCAGAATCTTGTCCGGGCTCTGCTGGGGTTGATCATGACGTTGTTCGGCGTGGCAGGTCTGTTTTTTCTAATGTCCGCGCCTTTTGTCGGCCTGATGCAGATTCTGATCTACATCGGCGCGGTGAGCATCCTGATCTTCTTCGCCATCATGCTCACCCAGTCCTGGTCCACGGGAGATGAATTCCGCGGCGGCTCGCGAAAGCGGCTTGTTCCGGCAACCCTGACCGCCCTGGCTCCAGCCCTGTTTCTGGGGCTGATGATCATCTACAAGGCCCCGGCGTCCATGCTTGTAGCCGAAGAGACCGAGGTCAAGGCACTGGGTCGATTCCTTCTGGAGCCCTACATCCTGCCGTTTGAGTTGATCTCCCTGCTGTTGACGGTGGCCATGGCCGGAGCCGTGATTCTCGGATTTGAGCGGAGGAAACAGCGATGA
- a CDS encoding NADH-quinone oxidoreductase subunit NuoK — MSPMTIYHLVALFLLCTGLFGVIYRRTLVGMILGIELMLNGAGLSIMASAQLTPTPNEIGQVGTLLVMGIAAAEATLLLAIVLVVTRRFKGVEAARLATMRG, encoded by the coding sequence ATCAGCCCGATGACCATCTATCACCTGGTGGCCCTGTTTCTGCTCTGTACCGGATTGTTCGGCGTCATCTACCGCCGGACCCTGGTGGGCATGATTCTCGGGATCGAATTGATGCTCAACGGAGCGGGGTTGAGCATCATGGCCTCTGCCCAGCTCACTCCGACGCCCAATGAGATAGGGCAGGTCGGAACCTTGTTGGTGATGGGCATAGCGGCCGCGGAGGCCACCTTGCTCCTGGCGATCGTACTCGTCGTCACTCGACGCTTCAAGGGCGTGGAGGCCGCACGGTTGGCCACCATGCGTGGATAG
- a CDS encoding complex I subunit 4 family protein, producing MMPFILLQTILVPALVALAILLLRYQIGRKAGWVAVTGLMYTTVLLVMAMIEIYHAGPIAEKYVLLSVPEISIHLLGDGLSIAIALICNLLCLALCTYSIKYIDHRIELLYPELDERGQVNYFTSFFYLLMPFPVGFMGVSFAADLVLMYFFLEVLTLFLFFLMAYFGYQDRVKVAVMCFIWGVFSALFFLGGVVIIYSQVGSFQMDQIHLLSGHPLAFWVILLVLIGFFAKLAIVPLHVWMPWVHAEHPTCIAGLLAVYANIAAYIIVRMLVLPLWDDFQVFGPPIMIFAVITMVYGSLLTLAQTDMKRIPACSTISQSAYSMLGIGALTAASIEGGLFFFLSHIMGKTVFFSACGLVVYTTHIRNIKHLGGLAAKMPLTALLFLSGGMMLAGIPPFSSFAAEVVMFAGIFERGDTIGFVIGIVGLVAILLTISYAVHFTRVIFFGPLPEKLAENKHLRDPSWVMTAPLIVIILVSAALGLYPSLIMNLFEPVISGYLANM from the coding sequence ATGATGCCGTTCATTCTCCTGCAAACGATTCTTGTACCAGCCCTTGTCGCCCTGGCCATCCTGCTGTTGCGATATCAGATCGGCAGAAAGGCCGGCTGGGTGGCCGTCACGGGATTGATGTACACCACCGTTCTTCTCGTGATGGCCATGATCGAGATCTATCACGCAGGGCCCATCGCGGAAAAATACGTTCTTCTGTCCGTCCCAGAGATCAGCATTCATTTGCTGGGCGACGGGCTCAGCATCGCCATCGCCCTGATCTGCAATCTGTTGTGCCTTGCCTTGTGTACGTATTCCATCAAGTACATCGATCACCGGATAGAACTTCTGTATCCGGAACTCGATGAGCGAGGGCAGGTCAACTATTTCACGTCGTTCTTCTATCTCCTGATGCCTTTTCCGGTTGGGTTCATGGGCGTCAGTTTTGCCGCTGACCTTGTCCTGATGTACTTTTTCCTGGAAGTCTTGACCCTCTTTCTGTTCTTTCTGATGGCCTATTTCGGCTACCAGGACCGGGTCAAGGTAGCCGTGATGTGCTTTATCTGGGGGGTTTTCTCCGCGCTTTTCTTCCTTGGCGGCGTCGTGATCATCTACTCTCAGGTTGGATCGTTCCAGATGGACCAGATCCACCTGCTCTCCGGCCATCCTCTGGCATTCTGGGTCATTTTGCTGGTGCTGATCGGCTTTTTCGCGAAGCTGGCCATCGTTCCACTTCATGTCTGGATGCCTTGGGTGCACGCTGAACATCCGACCTGCATAGCAGGACTGCTGGCGGTCTATGCCAACATTGCCGCCTACATCATCGTCCGGATGCTGGTCCTGCCCCTGTGGGACGATTTCCAGGTCTTCGGACCGCCGATCATGATCTTTGCCGTGATCACCATGGTCTACGGTTCATTGTTGACCTTGGCGCAAACGGACATGAAACGCATCCCGGCCTGCTCCACCATCAGTCAGAGCGCCTATTCCATGCTCGGAATCGGAGCATTGACCGCCGCGAGCATCGAGGGAGGACTGTTCTTCTTTCTCAGCCACATCATGGGCAAGACCGTCTTTTTTTCTGCCTGCGGCCTTGTGGTCTACACAACCCACATCCGCAACATCAAACACCTGGGCGGACTGGCCGCCAAAATGCCGCTGACCGCCCTGCTCTTTCTGTCCGGCGGCATGATGCTGGCAGGGATTCCGCCCTTCAGCAGTTTCGCGGCGGAAGTCGTGATGTTTGCCGGAATTTTTGAACGAGGCGACACCATTGGCTTTGTCATCGGCATCGTGGGACTCGTGGCCATCCTGCTGACCATTTCCTATGCCGTTCATTTCACGCGGGTCATTTTTTTCGGGCCTCTTCCGGAAAAACTCGCCGAGAACAAACACCTCCGCGATCCGTCCTGGGTCATGACCGCACCCCTGATCGTCATCATCCTGGTCTCCGCGGCATTGGGCCTCTACCCGTCACTGATCATGAATCTGTTTGAACCGGTCATCAGCGGATACCTGGCGAACATGTAG